Proteins encoded together in one Marinobacter sp. Arc7-DN-1 window:
- a CDS encoding MarR family winged helix-turn-helix transcriptional regulator: MAASDQRLYFLLQLAAHRLKKRADAALADAADLSTAQAAALSIIANRGPVSQRFVADQLAQRESAVMTMTNRLLRADYITKSRSETDARVWELSVTDRGLKALDKMQEPFSAINGLIDSRLGADEVDRLAAGLKKLLKALDV, translated from the coding sequence ATGGCCGCATCCGATCAAAGACTCTATTTCCTGCTGCAACTCGCCGCACACCGCCTAAAAAAACGTGCAGACGCCGCACTCGCCGACGCGGCGGACCTGTCAACGGCCCAAGCCGCTGCCCTTTCGATCATTGCCAATAGGGGACCTGTTTCCCAACGCTTTGTGGCGGACCAACTCGCGCAAAGAGAAAGTGCTGTTATGACAATGACCAATCGCCTGCTTAGGGCGGACTACATAACCAAAAGCAGGTCAGAAACGGATGCGAGGGTGTGGGAGCTGTCAGTCACTGACCGCGGATTGAAAGCTTTGGACAAAATGCAGGAGCCGTTTTCTGCGATCAATGGCTTGATCGATAGCCGGCTGGGAGCGGATGAGGTTGATCGATTGGCCGCTGGCCTGAAAAAGTTGCTGAAGGCGCTGGACGTTTAA
- a CDS encoding LysR substrate-binding domain-containing protein: protein MKISPLPPLNSLVAFEAAARHLSFTRAADELNVTQGAISRQVRVLEDYLGKPLFTRATRKVNLTMVGLQYAQTIRSSLAEISSLTSEVRSWRSMQQVTVATSSAMASLWLLPKITALQQQHDDIDLRITALEQVRDLDRIKFDIALFYCQTPPPGMKGTTLFYEEVFPVCSPDYLENHGPIDTPDALQYCTLLSLEDSDIDWVSWKRWFAEVGAETRSSKRSLHINSYSMLVQAALMGQGVALGWGQLVDDYLLSGQLVRPMDTVLKTNARFCMLEPTQAPSRHASVRAFQQWLLGTIPKEVGDLGLT from the coding sequence ATGAAAATTTCACCCTTACCGCCCCTCAACAGTCTGGTGGCCTTTGAAGCTGCGGCGCGTCACCTCAGCTTCACCCGCGCCGCCGACGAATTAAATGTTACCCAGGGTGCAATCAGCCGGCAGGTTCGTGTGCTTGAGGATTATCTGGGCAAACCGTTGTTCACGCGGGCGACGCGCAAAGTGAATCTTACGATGGTGGGCTTGCAGTACGCCCAGACCATTCGCAGTTCACTTGCTGAGATTTCCTCTCTCACGTCCGAGGTGCGCTCATGGCGGAGCATGCAACAGGTTACTGTGGCCACCTCGAGCGCCATGGCCTCGCTTTGGCTACTGCCCAAAATTACGGCCCTTCAACAGCAACACGACGATATTGATCTGCGTATCACGGCCCTTGAACAGGTCCGAGATCTTGATCGGATAAAGTTTGATATCGCACTTTTCTACTGCCAGACGCCGCCGCCGGGAATGAAGGGGACAACACTCTTTTATGAAGAAGTGTTTCCTGTGTGCAGCCCAGACTATCTGGAGAACCATGGCCCAATCGACACACCCGATGCGTTGCAGTACTGCACCTTGCTGTCCCTGGAGGATTCCGACATTGACTGGGTCAGTTGGAAGCGATGGTTTGCGGAAGTGGGCGCAGAGACCCGGTCGTCCAAACGAAGCCTCCATATAAACAGTTACTCAATGCTTGTGCAGGCTGCGTTGATGGGGCAGGGAGTGGCGCTTGGCTGGGGGCAGTTGGTTGACGACTACCTTCTGAGCGGCCAGTTGGTCAGGCCTATGGATACCGTGCTGAAGACAAACGCGCGATTCTGCATGCTGGAGCCGACCCAGGCTCCATCACGGCACGCCAGTGTTCGAGCTTTCCAGCAGTGGTTGCTGGGAACGATCCCGAAGGAAGTAGGCGACCTTGGTTTAACCTGA
- a CDS encoding BCCT family transporter yields the protein MVLSVVIVITILAIGPTRYILNTLLETTGDYASSLLSMSLWSDTYADTGWQNYWTAFYWPWWMTWAPFVGMFIARISRGRTIREMIGGALIVPTLVTCVWMSVFGGAALYQELQAQTAYNEAVSEDAGIAATAFTGGDVLQATQADTTSALFTMFAGLDAGALGSILSILAVLLLATYFITSADSGTLVLCILDSGGHAGAETTTSARPVPA from the coding sequence ATGGTGCTGTCCGTTGTGATCGTGATCACCATCCTCGCGATCGGACCAACCCGCTACATACTCAATACACTACTGGAAACCACCGGCGACTATGCCAGCAGCCTGCTGAGTATGAGCTTGTGGAGCGATACCTATGCCGACACTGGCTGGCAGAACTACTGGACAGCGTTTTACTGGCCCTGGTGGATGACCTGGGCACCTTTCGTCGGCATGTTCATCGCCCGAATTTCCCGGGGCCGTACGATCAGGGAAATGATTGGTGGAGCACTGATTGTTCCGACTCTGGTGACTTGCGTGTGGATGTCCGTCTTTGGCGGCGCTGCCCTGTACCAGGAGTTGCAGGCTCAAACCGCCTACAACGAGGCGGTATCCGAAGACGCTGGGATTGCGGCAACAGCCTTCACCGGCGGTGATGTTCTACAGGCCACTCAGGCAGACACCACATCGGCTCTGTTTACCATGTTCGCTGGCCTGGATGCTGGTGCGCTGGGCAGCATACTCTCGATTCTTGCAGTGCTGCTGCTGGCAACCTATTTCATCACCTCGGCCGACTCGGGAACACTGGTGCTCTGCATACTCGACAGCGGCGGACATGCAGGCGCAGAGACTACCACAAGCGCGAGGCCCGTCCCGGCCTGA
- a CDS encoding BCCT family transporter has translation MRLTFFHWGLHPWATFIIVALSLAYLAYRKGLPLTLRSILYPFIGNRIYGPSGCFLNGIWCCPL, from the coding sequence ATGCGTCTGACCTTTTTCCATTGGGGCCTTCATCCCTGGGCCACCTTTATTATAGTGGCACTATCGCTGGCCTATCTCGCGTACCGCAAGGGATTGCCCCTTACGCTCCGCTCCATACTTTACCCATTCATCGGCAACCGGATTTACGGTCCCTCCGGCTGCTTTCTGAATGGAATATGGTGCTGTCCGTTGTGA
- a CDS encoding aromatic ring-hydroxylating oxygenase subunit alpha, which produces MTNPNLISARQLDSVLAPISDSTGMPNAAYVSEAFFNHERDTLMAGTWVCVGFASDLVKSGYVKPVDFMGLPLLLMRNKDGLVQVFHNVCSHRGMQLVAEEGEVQGVIRCPYHSWTYDLNGNLKGTPHIGGVGQHKVEGFKCEKHGLKPLRSVVWMDLVFVNADGQGPDFAEHIAPLENRWRDFIGADGFDLMRRVNMGGSLEMTVNCNWKLAVENYCESYHLPWVHPSLNSYSRLEDHYNIQEGEHCSGQGSFAYRLSNVAGTHLPKFPSWPEDKLEHAEYVSLFPNVLLGIQADHAFAMMLEPLSAGQTKEHLRVYYVGEEAAKDSYAACRTSTLESWRVVFGEDIGVVEGMQRGRQSPGFQGGVFSPVLDHPTHFFHQWVARRVGNQSAAA; this is translated from the coding sequence ATGACAAATCCGAACCTGATCTCCGCTCGCCAACTGGACAGCGTACTCGCACCCATCTCTGATTCCACTGGTATGCCCAACGCCGCCTATGTCAGTGAGGCGTTCTTCAATCATGAGCGAGACACGCTCATGGCCGGAACCTGGGTCTGCGTCGGTTTTGCCAGTGACCTGGTCAAGAGCGGCTACGTCAAGCCTGTTGACTTCATGGGCTTACCGCTGCTGTTGATGCGGAACAAAGACGGCCTGGTACAGGTGTTTCACAACGTCTGCAGCCATCGCGGCATGCAACTGGTGGCAGAGGAAGGAGAAGTGCAGGGGGTGATCCGTTGCCCCTACCATTCATGGACGTACGATCTGAATGGCAACCTCAAGGGCACGCCCCACATCGGTGGGGTTGGCCAGCACAAGGTAGAGGGCTTCAAGTGTGAAAAGCATGGCCTCAAGCCTCTGCGCAGTGTGGTGTGGATGGACCTGGTCTTTGTTAATGCAGATGGACAGGGTCCTGACTTTGCAGAGCACATTGCGCCGCTGGAGAACCGCTGGCGCGACTTCATTGGCGCTGATGGTTTTGACTTGATGCGAAGGGTCAACATGGGCGGCAGCCTGGAAATGACTGTCAACTGCAACTGGAAGCTGGCCGTAGAGAATTATTGCGAAAGCTATCATTTACCCTGGGTTCACCCAAGCCTGAACAGCTACTCAAGGCTTGAAGACCATTACAACATCCAGGAAGGCGAGCATTGCTCGGGCCAGGGCAGCTTTGCCTATCGTCTGTCCAATGTCGCCGGCACCCACCTGCCGAAGTTCCCGTCATGGCCAGAAGACAAGCTGGAACATGCCGAATACGTGTCGCTGTTCCCCAATGTGCTGCTGGGCATCCAGGCGGACCATGCCTTTGCGATGATGCTTGAGCCACTTTCCGCGGGCCAGACCAAAGAACATTTGCGGGTCTATTACGTTGGTGAAGAGGCTGCGAAGGACTCCTATGCGGCTTGCCGAACCTCCACTCTGGAATCCTGGCGAGTGGTATTTGGCGAGGATATCGGCGTTGTTGAAGGCATGCAGCGTGGTCGTCAGTCTCCGGGCTTCCAGGGCGGCGTTTTTTCGCCGGTGCTTGATCATCCCACACACTTTTTCCATCAGTGGGTGGCTCGCCGTGTCGGCAATCAATCAGCCGCCGCCTGA